TAGGCTGGGCGTGGTTTAGCGTGCTGTTTTCGGGGCAGGCGCATATAAATTTAAAAGACGAGATGAAAAAGAGCTACAAGTTGCTCTACGGCTACGATCTAAATGACGATGAGATAGCTAAAATTTTACGCTTTGATCTAAATGGCGAGAGCAAATTTTACGAGCTTTTTAGATAATGAAAAAGTATCTGTTTTTATCGCTTTTTCTAGCCTTTGCGGTCGTTTTTTCGCTGCTTGCGGGTAGGATTTCACTTGAGGGGCTAATTGATTATTATCAAAACGACAAAGAGACGCTTTACGCTTTGATATTTGACCTGCGCCTACCAAGGCTGATAGCGGCGTTTTTGATAGGCGCTAGCCTTAGCGCGGCGGGCGTGATATTTCAGGCGATGTTTGCAAATCCTTTGGTAAGCCCGAATATCCTGGGCGTCGGTAGCGGAGCAGGGTTTGGCGCGGTGGTTTGCATTTTAGCCTTCGGTAGTCCCGTAGCCACGCAAATAGGCGCTTTTATTTTCGGCTTTCTAGCCGTCATGATAGCTTACGCCCTGGGCGTTTTGGCAAACAAAAACTCAAAGCTCATGCTGGTGCTTGCGGGCATCATCACGGGCGCCATCTTTGAAGCGCTGATCTCCGTCGTCAAATACGTCGCCGACACGCAAGAAAAGCTACCTAGCATCGTATATTGGCTGATGGGGAGTCTGAGCGCCATCTCTTGGAGCGACGTAGCGGCGCTCGCCCCCGTTTGCGTTAGCGGACTCGTGCTTCTTAGCCTAATGGGCTGGAAACTAAACATTTTATCCTTAGGCGGCGAACATGCAAGTATTTTGGGCGAGAGTAAATTTTTAGGCTTTATCTTTATCGTGCTTGCTACGCTGATAACGGCCGCAAGCGTAGCCATCGCCGGTATCATCGGCTGGGTCGGGCTTTTGATGCCGCATGTTACGAGGCTGATTTACGGCCCCGATAACTCGCAGCTAGTTCCGATTTCGGCGATTTTAGGCGGGATATTTTTGATGCTAACCGACGTTGCGGCTAGAAGCGTGAGCTCGGCTGAAATCCCGCTAAGTATCCTAACCG
This genomic window from uncultured Campylobacter sp. contains:
- a CDS encoding iron ABC transporter permease; the protein is MKKYLFLSLFLAFAVVFSLLAGRISLEGLIDYYQNDKETLYALIFDLRLPRLIAAFLIGASLSAAGVIFQAMFANPLVSPNILGVGSGAGFGAVVCILAFGSPVATQIGAFIFGFLAVMIAYALGVLANKNSKLMLVLAGIITGAIFEALISVVKYVADTQEKLPSIVYWLMGSLSAISWSDVAALAPVCVSGLVLLSLMGWKLNILSLGGEHASILGESKFLGFIFIVLATLITAASVAIAGIIGWVGLLMPHVTRLIYGPDNSQLVPISAILGGIFLMLTDVAARSVSSAEIPLSILTALIGAPMIGVIIVKKGKRWS